From the Nitrospirota bacterium genome, the window AGTATTTAATTACTGTCAAAATGAATTCTGGCCAGTTGTTCCGAATCTCACTAAAAGACAGAGCAGTGATAGAAATAAAATTAAATCGGCCGATTGATGCCGGAGATGGTATGATTTTTTCTGACAAGCACGAATTACTTGTGGTAGAGGGGTTTGGCGCCAAAGAACCAGGAATCGCAAACCTCATATTCTCAAAAGATTATAGTTCAGCCACTGTTTCCAAGAAATTTCAATCGCCAAGAATAAAGGTGCCGACCACTATAACGATTGCGGACGGTAGACTGTTTGTAGTCAACAGTCAATTTAACCACCTTTTTAAGCCCGAAGAATTAGGCCCACCTGAGCCAGCATTTAGCATAGTAGGGTTTGACCTTAAACAATTAAAACAACAAGGAGGTGTAGCAATGAAAAAGGTATTATTCGTAGTAACAAACCATGATAAATTAGGCAATACTGGGAAACAAACAGGTTTTTACCTGTCAGAAGTTTCCCATCCACATAAGGTATTGACCGAGAAAGGATTTGAAATTGATTTTGTGAGCCCGAAGGGCGGCAAGGCTCCAATGGATGGGATTGACCTCAATGACCCAATCAACAAATCCTTTCTTAACAACAAGAGCTATGTTGCCAAAGTGGAAAACACACTTACTCCGAATCAGGTGAACCCTGCCGACTATGCCGCAATCTTTTATGCAGGAGGACACGGTACAATGTGGGATTTCCCGGATAATGAGAAGATTGCAAAAATCGCATCTGCTGTTTACGAGAATGGCGGGGTGGTAGCAGCCGTTTGCCATGGACCTGCAGGATTGGTAAATATCAAACTGCCCAATGGTAAATATTTGGTGGATGGCAAAACAGTATCTTCCTTTACAAACGA encodes:
- a CDS encoding type 1 glutamine amidotransferase domain-containing protein, yielding MKKVLFVVTNHDKLGNTGKQTGFYLSEVSHPHKVLTEKGFEIDFVSPKGGKAPMDGIDLNDPINKSFLNNKSYVAKVENTLTPNQVNPADYAAIFYAGGHGTMWDFPDNEKIAKIASAVYENGGVVAAVCHGPAGLVNIKLPNGKYLVDGKTVSSFTNEEEKAVGLNNVVPFLLESMLIERGARHTKAPLWQLHVEVSERLITGQNPASAEQVGRAMVKLLSK